The proteins below are encoded in one region of Polycladomyces zharkentensis:
- a CDS encoding immunity 8 family protein: MKAEVKRIYSPDVLDLKSYTPQDRECFALQLQVMVGPKGMEGEESFDLTVCTPKWLLKQYNRDDIVVGRHHIIVFEYHYHKMIDFIKRLIESCEGDDWEEVAQKVSRYGMWEFEDYTGI, encoded by the coding sequence ATGAAAGCAGAAGTTAAAAGAATATATTCTCCGGACGTATTGGATCTGAAATCCTATACACCGCAGGATCGTGAGTGTTTTGCATTACAATTGCAGGTAATGGTGGGGCCAAAGGGAATGGAGGGGGAAGAATCGTTTGATCTCACGGTTTGTACACCCAAATGGTTGTTAAAGCAATATAACAGGGATGACATTGTCGTAGGAAGACACCATATCATTGTATTTGAATATCATTATCATAAAATGATAGACTTTATCAAACGGTTAATAGAAAGTTGTGAAGGGGATGATTGGGAAGAAGTGGCTCAGAAAGTGTCTCGATATGGAATGTGGGAATTTGAAGATTATACAGGGATCTGA
- a CDS encoding ABC transporter ATP-binding protein, translating into MIIQTHQLTKQYGKRYSVRDLDLRVAKGEVYGFLGPNGAGKTTTIKMLLGLVKPTRGSVQIFGRDVSEDRKNILRHVGALVESPTYYGHLSGYENLKIIAQVLGLPRKNIEEALHLVRLTHDADRQVKSYSLGMKQRLGIAAALIGKPKLLILDEPTNGLDPAGIREIRELIKRLAEERGVTILISSHLLSEIEQTATSVGIIFQGRLIFQDTLQALKQRAKGRLEFEVSNPEVAKHHLEQLGWNPYLDGDRICFHTMPREKVARLVETLVHGRFSVYGMNKINQSLENIFIELTGKEQSL; encoded by the coding sequence ATGATCATTCAAACCCATCAGCTGACCAAGCAATATGGAAAACGCTATTCTGTCAGGGACCTGGACTTAAGGGTGGCAAAAGGCGAAGTGTACGGTTTTTTGGGACCAAACGGCGCCGGCAAGACAACGACGATCAAGATGTTGCTCGGTTTGGTCAAACCGACCAGGGGGAGTGTGCAGATTTTTGGACGGGACGTGTCAGAGGATCGAAAAAATATTCTCCGACATGTTGGAGCGCTTGTTGAATCCCCCACTTATTACGGACATTTGTCCGGATATGAGAATCTGAAAATCATCGCACAAGTGTTGGGCTTGCCCAGAAAAAACATTGAAGAAGCGTTGCACTTGGTCCGTCTCACCCATGATGCTGACCGGCAAGTGAAAAGTTACTCCCTGGGCATGAAACAGCGGCTTGGGATTGCAGCAGCCCTGATCGGGAAACCCAAACTCCTGATTCTGGATGAGCCGACCAATGGTCTTGACCCTGCGGGGATCAGAGAGATACGCGAGCTGATCAAACGTTTGGCCGAGGAACGGGGTGTCACGATCCTGATCTCCAGTCACCTTTTATCGGAGATCGAACAAACGGCCACTTCCGTCGGCATTATTTTTCAGGGACGATTGATTTTCCAGGATACGTTGCAAGCATTAAAGCAGCGGGCCAAAGGTCGGCTGGAATTCGAAGTGAGCAATCCCGAGGTAGCGAAACACCATCTGGAACAATTGGGATGGAACCCTTATCTGGACGGGGATCGGATTTGTTTTCACACCATGCCGCGGGAAAAAGTGGCACGGCTGGTCGAGACCCTGGTTCACGGCCGCTTTTCCGTGTACGGCATGAACAAGATCAACCAGTCGCTTGAGAACATTTTCATCGAGTTGACAGGAAAGGAACAAAGCTTATGA
- a CDS encoding ABC transporter permease, whose amino-acid sequence MIRVLISDARKIKGTWIPWLLLIAPFAFCGIQVVNYLTRLELLQPLGWMGLMAWTNYFWPVTLILGITILASMLSGLEHDAKAWKLILSLPINRLTPFFSKFLLLFYSLTIFVCLTFVGLVIVGNVFDLGPTHWSLVARQMFYPFFASMPVMVLQLWLSMIIRNQAIPLTVGIVGATLSLFLAYSPPLVLKLFPWAYVPLASPVNEGSYVQWPLVGTMLGFLLLIAGGLHFSKREI is encoded by the coding sequence ATGATACGCGTGCTCATATCCGATGCTCGGAAGATCAAAGGAACCTGGATTCCCTGGCTTTTGCTCATTGCTCCCTTTGCTTTTTGCGGTATACAGGTGGTAAACTATCTCACCCGTTTGGAGTTGCTTCAACCCCTCGGCTGGATGGGTCTGATGGCGTGGACCAATTATTTTTGGCCGGTGACCCTCATACTCGGCATTACCATCTTGGCGTCCATGCTTTCCGGTCTGGAACATGATGCAAAAGCTTGGAAACTGATACTTTCTCTGCCGATCAATCGATTGACCCCCTTTTTCAGCAAGTTTCTCTTGCTCTTTTACAGCTTGACGATCTTCGTATGCCTCACCTTTGTGGGATTGGTCATCGTCGGCAATGTGTTTGATTTGGGTCCAACCCATTGGTCACTTGTCGCCCGACAGATGTTTTATCCGTTTTTTGCGTCGATGCCGGTCATGGTACTGCAACTCTGGCTCTCCATGATCATTCGGAATCAGGCGATTCCGCTGACCGTCGGTATTGTCGGCGCCACGCTCAGCCTGTTCCTGGCGTATTCGCCCCCGTTGGTTTTAAAGCTGTTCCCGTGGGCATATGTCCCGCTGGCATCCCCGGTCAATGAAGGAAGCTATGTTCAATGGCCTTTGGTGGGGACAATGTTAGGATTTTTATTACTCATAGCGGGAGGACTTCATTTTTCAAAGCGTGAAATATAA
- a CDS encoding ABC transporter permease: MNIPISIRYFYTELYKLRWSMIALIIFLGPAISLWIGFGVPTKMDQAANDWLWFFSLTVHKYAMFFYPLIVGVFAALVCRYEHIGNGWKQIFCLPVSRFQVYLTKLSIVAFLTFMTQICLLIGFLLIGWLHGLQDAIPWMTLITKVVNGWLASLPLMTLMLGCSLLWKNFATPFTLNVVFTVPSMIFTGAALLGSWYPWSQPFLAMMPKHKWVNHIDPFYLFIGILVTFCVFILSTSRFFVKRDW; encoded by the coding sequence ATGAATATCCCAATATCAATTCGATATTTTTATACGGAACTGTATAAATTGCGTTGGTCGATGATCGCATTGATTATTTTTCTCGGTCCTGCCATATCCCTGTGGATCGGTTTCGGCGTTCCGACAAAAATGGATCAAGCGGCCAATGATTGGTTGTGGTTCTTCAGTTTGACCGTACACAAGTATGCGATGTTCTTCTATCCCCTGATTGTGGGTGTATTTGCGGCGTTGGTCTGCAGATACGAACACATCGGGAACGGTTGGAAGCAGATTTTTTGCCTGCCGGTTTCCCGGTTTCAGGTTTATCTCACCAAACTGAGCATTGTCGCTTTCCTTACCTTCATGACGCAAATCTGTTTGCTCATCGGCTTTTTGCTCATCGGGTGGTTACATGGTTTACAAGATGCCATTCCCTGGATGACGCTGATCACCAAAGTGGTCAATGGCTGGCTGGCATCTCTGCCACTGATGACGTTGATGCTGGGGTGCTCCCTGCTTTGGAAAAACTTCGCCACTCCATTTACGTTGAACGTCGTTTTCACGGTTCCTTCCATGATTTTTACGGGGGCGGCGTTGCTCGGTTCGTGGTATCCGTGGTCCCAACCCTTTCTGGCCATGATGCCGAAGCATAAATGGGTGAATCACATTGACCCTTTCTATCTTTTCATCGGGATCCTGGTGACGTTTTGTGTCTTCATCTTGTCCACAAGCCGTTTTTTTGTCAAACGTGATTGGTAA
- a CDS encoding winged helix-turn-helix domain-containing protein has product MNQILLMTNNLKMVKLVRKYLSNNKIKLDRISPCDMHKALKQPDQYLAILIDTCGLDPKSLESVIVTNQKHGVPFILLNGSQDNVKRTLSLFHDLYHASLMKAKLENDSKIMLNRYVVFDLKKHLVINRNQVIPLPSVEYKLLKALCEKSPGYLSTQQLLDIVWGENKFVNVDTVYVHIRRLRQKIEITPDNPRILINRKGVGYRIKSDFDHINQEESHWAEQISQNKFSQGEIEVGSGNTFTGR; this is encoded by the coding sequence ATGAATCAGATATTATTGATGACCAACAATCTGAAGATGGTGAAATTGGTAAGGAAATATCTATCAAATAATAAAATCAAGTTGGACCGGATTTCCCCTTGTGATATGCATAAGGCCTTGAAACAGCCGGATCAATATTTGGCCATTCTGATCGACACATGCGGTCTCGACCCCAAGTCATTGGAATCCGTCATCGTTACCAATCAGAAGCACGGCGTCCCCTTTATACTGTTAAACGGATCACAGGATAATGTAAAACGAACATTGAGCCTGTTTCATGATTTGTATCACGCTTCTTTGATGAAAGCCAAGCTGGAGAACGACTCAAAAATCATGTTAAATCGATATGTTGTTTTTGATCTGAAAAAACATCTTGTGATCAACAGAAACCAGGTGATCCCTCTGCCAAGCGTTGAATATAAGCTGTTAAAGGCTCTTTGTGAGAAATCACCCGGTTATTTGAGCACTCAACAACTGCTGGATATCGTATGGGGAGAAAATAAATTTGTGAATGTGGATACGGTATACGTACATATTCGCCGGTTGAGGCAAAAAATAGAAATCACTCCTGACAACCCCAGAATCTTGATTAACCGAAAAGGGGTGGGATATCGAATCAAAAGTGATTTTGACCACATCAACCAGGAAGAAAGCCATTGGGCAGAACAAATTTCTCAAAATAAATTCAGCCAGGGAGAGATCGAGGTTGGATCAGGCAACACTTTTACTGGTCGATGA
- a CDS encoding response regulator transcription factor, with protein sequence MDQATLLLVDDERDILELLTKTLRSEGFRTILTATSGYEAIRLCAEHRPDLIILDVMLPDLEGYEVCKKLREWTHAPIFFLTARTTDLDKLTGYNMGGDDYIEKPFNPLVIAAKIKAQLKRDRMMKQSSPDFPSVYDFGDFQLIEHTGQLLVNGEEIPCTAKEFKLLAFLCKHPYQIFSMGQLYRQVWGEESFGYENTVMVHIGQIRKKIEPNPRKPKYIITIRGLGYKFVGKRRLSNEAGNPPHD encoded by the coding sequence TTGGATCAGGCAACACTTTTACTGGTCGATGATGAGCGGGATATATTGGAATTACTGACCAAAACCTTGCGCTCCGAAGGCTTCCGAACGATTCTCACCGCCACTTCGGGATATGAGGCGATTCGGTTATGCGCGGAACACCGGCCGGATCTCATTATACTCGATGTGATGTTACCGGATCTGGAAGGCTATGAGGTATGCAAAAAGCTGCGCGAATGGACACATGCCCCCATCTTTTTTCTTACGGCACGGACAACCGACCTTGATAAGCTGACCGGCTATAACATGGGGGGAGATGACTATATTGAGAAGCCTTTTAACCCTCTGGTGATCGCCGCCAAAATTAAAGCACAGTTGAAAAGAGACCGGATGATGAAACAATCCTCCCCCGATTTTCCTTCCGTTTACGACTTTGGCGATTTTCAATTGATCGAACACACGGGGCAATTGTTGGTCAATGGAGAGGAAATCCCTTGCACGGCCAAGGAATTCAAGCTTCTCGCTTTTCTTTGCAAACACCCTTACCAGATTTTCAGCATGGGACAGTTGTACCGACAGGTATGGGGCGAGGAAAGTTTCGGTTATGAGAATACGGTCATGGTTCATATCGGGCAAATTCGAAAAAAGATCGAACCCAACCCCCGAAAGCCGAAATATATTATCACCATCCGTGGATTGGGCTACAAATTTGTCGGAAAACGGAGGCTTTCAAATGAAGCTGGAAACCCGCCTCATGATTAA
- a CDS encoding sensor histidine kinase: MSATKINEGKLDLNPQMKRQMTQRDEWVQILDESGREVFRYNTPNGIPHVFSPSELVLYKQHVEQVGTDIHTWYQTVNGKEYTWILGRKNPYALLQQIKRQTRSKDGYIFIPPRLLSEVRQRGGWIQILDHQGKEIYQYARPQDAKKRYSLGEFARISQRGSSFRFLTGELQGQHVTWVYHPAEVESGEERTESINRLFFFCAVLSAVGIFALFAYRFGKRLGEPLLFMMDWLRNLSNGVYRMPSRQSDVKFPHSGKSKKTFALYQEVIQALEQLTDRLKEVEEKRKQLEQSREEWLAGVTHDLKTPLSAIKGYADLYMSPGYQWSEQEMEDYLQLVVRKTEYIQQLIDDMSLTFRIKNHALPLQLTACDMKEMIRLTAAEVISESCVENPLIRLDLPADTTVMYPIDAKWFKRALVNLLMNAWIHNPPDTEITIQLEIEKPSIQHDYPALRIVIADNGKGMDEKTLASLFDRYYRGTDTDGPPNGTGLGMAIAKQLIELHHGNISVSSKLHHGTTITIRLPARNK, encoded by the coding sequence GTGTCGGCCACGAAAATCAACGAAGGAAAGCTTGATCTGAATCCGCAAATGAAACGACAAATGACCCAAAGGGACGAATGGGTTCAGATATTGGATGAGAGCGGAAGAGAAGTTTTTCGCTACAATACCCCAAACGGTATTCCACACGTTTTCTCACCGAGTGAATTGGTTCTTTACAAACAACATGTGGAGCAGGTCGGAACCGATATACATACTTGGTATCAAACCGTCAACGGAAAAGAATATACTTGGATTCTGGGACGGAAAAACCCATACGCCCTGTTGCAGCAGATCAAACGGCAGACACGGAGCAAAGATGGCTACATATTCATACCGCCGCGGTTATTGTCCGAAGTGAGGCAACGGGGCGGATGGATTCAAATCCTCGATCACCAAGGAAAAGAAATCTACCAATACGCCAGACCGCAAGATGCCAAAAAGCGTTATTCACTTGGGGAGTTTGCCCGTATTTCGCAACGCGGTTCTTCCTTCCGTTTTCTGACCGGAGAATTACAGGGTCAACACGTGACCTGGGTTTACCATCCTGCAGAAGTGGAGTCGGGTGAAGAGAGAACAGAATCTATCAACCGATTGTTCTTTTTTTGTGCTGTACTTTCAGCTGTAGGAATCTTTGCTCTTTTTGCCTATCGCTTCGGAAAAAGATTGGGGGAACCTTTACTGTTTATGATGGATTGGCTGAGAAACCTTTCCAACGGGGTCTATCGCATGCCCAGTCGCCAATCCGATGTTAAGTTCCCTCATTCCGGCAAGTCAAAAAAGACGTTTGCGCTTTATCAAGAGGTCATTCAAGCATTGGAACAGCTGACTGACAGGTTAAAAGAAGTGGAAGAGAAACGGAAACAGCTGGAGCAATCAAGGGAAGAGTGGTTGGCCGGTGTGACTCACGACCTGAAGACGCCATTGTCGGCAATCAAGGGTTACGCCGATCTTTACATGAGTCCGGGATATCAGTGGTCTGAACAGGAAATGGAAGATTATCTGCAGTTGGTCGTCCGGAAAACCGAGTATATTCAACAGCTGATCGATGACATGAGCCTGACGTTTCGAATCAAAAATCATGCATTGCCGTTGCAGCTGACTGCCTGCGATATGAAAGAGATGATCCGCCTGACCGCAGCTGAAGTGATTAGTGAGTCTTGCGTGGAGAACCCCCTGATCCGGTTGGATCTTCCTGCCGATACCACTGTGATGTATCCCATTGATGCCAAGTGGTTTAAACGTGCATTGGTGAACCTGTTGATGAATGCATGGATTCATAATCCGCCTGATACCGAGATTACCATCCAACTGGAGATAGAAAAGCCGTCGATTCAACATGATTATCCGGCACTGCGTATCGTGATAGCGGATAATGGAAAGGGCATGGATGAAAAAACATTGGCTTCATTGTTTGACCGGTACTATCGGGGGACAGATACGGATGGTCCCCCCAACGGAACAGGATTGGGGATGGCCATTGCCAAACAGCTGATTGAATTGCATCACGGCAACATCTCTGTGAGCAGCAAGCTCCATCACGGAACCACCATTACGATCCGTTTGCCTGCCAGGAATAAATGA
- a CDS encoding lantibiotic dehydratase family protein, translating to MDDCFLESIAVASPALYKDLPHLKGDLTQRKTQQVVTSVFKYASRMSTRPTPFGLFSGVTVGELGEYTQVHLQSTQHHKKRARPDMEWLLTIIEKLEDMVEGLQYVKVHANPLVLRVGGRLYLSYHTEYGKQTNVKSKREKISIRASEPVLAALDFSKEPVLFADLVGKMAQQYPDVEEKQIRDFILQLLKQEFLISDLRPPLTIKSPFQYILEKIKRNPFYHEIYHDLLEIEQYIKQLNETAVGEGVSIYRKVITEMKRINETQSVLQVDLALAKRKAVLNKKVAEEAANAATILWRIAQTQKGLPHLKRYKNRFLERYGRNREVPILELLSEETGLGPPEEYDAEAKGENEEPRNNEREQTLLQLMQTALLQKSYTVNLDNHTIEKLEPPSMDESDAPLTMELYAEVLANSAEDIDNGDFTLVIAPNPGSGSAGQTFGRFLDMLDDSVRDSLESVHREQSNTQPNIIMADCVYFPSKGRAANVSLAPGLQEYELVLGTNCANDKKQLSLDDIVVGATLDRLYLKSVSLGKEVIITANNMLNFRSAPALYRFLREVSLENFRIWHSFDWGTLRNSPFLPRVQYGRIILSPAKWRLSTELLGVGKEAADEEWEIALKRWKKEWMVPRYVYLGSTDQRILFDLEHPGQRKELMKELKKKGTVLLSHFSMRITGGLKGLARNILLESLFSRLRKKI from the coding sequence ATGGACGACTGCTTTTTGGAGAGCATCGCGGTTGCGAGCCCTGCGTTATACAAGGATCTGCCTCATTTAAAAGGGGATTTAACACAACGAAAGACGCAACAGGTGGTGACAAGTGTTTTCAAATATGCTTCCAGAATGAGTACCAGACCGACCCCTTTTGGTTTATTTTCCGGTGTAACCGTGGGAGAACTCGGTGAATATACACAGGTTCATCTGCAAAGCACCCAACATCATAAGAAACGTGCCCGCCCTGACATGGAATGGTTGTTGACGATCATCGAAAAGCTGGAAGATATGGTTGAGGGACTTCAATATGTAAAGGTTCATGCAAACCCGCTCGTATTACGTGTGGGGGGAAGACTATACCTCTCTTATCACACAGAGTACGGAAAACAGACCAACGTGAAATCCAAGAGAGAAAAAATATCGATCAGGGCAAGCGAGCCGGTATTGGCAGCTTTGGACTTCAGTAAAGAACCTGTACTGTTTGCTGACTTGGTTGGCAAAATGGCACAACAGTATCCTGATGTTGAGGAGAAGCAAATCAGAGACTTCATTTTGCAATTGTTAAAACAGGAGTTTTTGATCAGCGATTTGCGCCCTCCATTGACCATAAAAAGTCCATTTCAATACATATTGGAGAAAATAAAGAGGAACCCTTTCTATCACGAGATTTATCATGATCTGTTGGAAATTGAACAATATATCAAACAATTGAATGAGACTGCCGTAGGAGAAGGAGTATCCATCTATCGAAAAGTGATTACTGAAATGAAAAGGATCAATGAAACCCAGTCCGTATTGCAAGTAGATTTGGCGCTTGCAAAAAGAAAAGCCGTGCTCAACAAAAAAGTTGCGGAAGAGGCAGCCAATGCGGCAACCATACTGTGGCGGATTGCCCAAACCCAGAAAGGGCTTCCCCATCTGAAAAGATACAAAAATCGGTTTCTCGAGCGTTACGGTAGAAACAGGGAAGTTCCGATCTTGGAGCTGTTGAGTGAAGAAACCGGACTGGGCCCTCCTGAGGAATATGATGCCGAGGCGAAAGGTGAAAATGAGGAACCGCGCAACAACGAGCGGGAACAAACATTGCTTCAATTGATGCAGACGGCATTGTTGCAAAAAAGCTATACCGTCAATCTGGACAACCACACGATCGAAAAGCTTGAGCCACCATCAATGGATGAATCGGATGCTCCCCTGACGATGGAGCTTTATGCGGAAGTGTTGGCGAACAGTGCCGAAGATATCGACAACGGTGACTTTACCCTTGTGATCGCTCCCAATCCCGGTTCAGGCTCAGCGGGACAGACATTCGGACGGTTTCTCGATATGCTCGACGATTCGGTTCGGGATAGTTTGGAGTCGGTTCATCGGGAACAAAGCAATACCCAACCAAATATCATCATGGCTGATTGCGTCTATTTTCCTTCCAAGGGAAGGGCCGCCAATGTATCGCTGGCTCCTGGTCTGCAGGAATATGAGCTGGTATTGGGCACCAACTGCGCCAATGACAAGAAGCAACTTTCATTGGATGATATTGTCGTGGGGGCTACGCTTGATCGCCTTTACCTGAAATCGGTTTCGCTTGGCAAGGAAGTGATCATCACCGCCAATAACATGCTGAATTTTCGGTCAGCACCTGCATTGTATCGATTTCTGCGTGAAGTTTCATTGGAAAACTTCCGTATTTGGCATTCATTTGACTGGGGGACATTAAGGAACTCTCCTTTTTTACCGAGAGTGCAGTATGGAAGAATCATTTTATCTCCCGCCAAGTGGAGATTATCCACTGAACTGTTGGGCGTTGGCAAAGAGGCGGCCGATGAGGAATGGGAGATTGCGTTGAAGCGCTGGAAAAAGGAGTGGATGGTCCCCCGCTACGTCTATCTGGGATCGACTGATCAACGGATTCTGTTTGATTTGGAGCATCCCGGGCAACGCAAGGAGTTAATGAAGGAATTGAAGAAAAAGGGAACCGTTCTTCTGAGTCATTTTTCCATGAGGATAACTGGTGGATTGAAGGGCCTGGCCAGAAACATTTTATTGGAGAGTTTGTTTTCCCGCTTAAGAAAAAAGATCTGA
- a CDS encoding thiopeptide-type bacteriocin biosynthesis protein: MYTAKSRQNELIAGPLSQFTKKIKEEGLADRWFFMRYADPESHLRVRLFGNPDRLITKVLPKVHQWSRWCVTEGLLKKLTIDTYDPEWERYGGPDLMHHAEKVFEADSMLIASLIEQLRYGKTHLPEEVVACINMIDLMRQFGLDFDEQFRWLDQIVKKDEHRKEFQQWRKILVKLTLDDNVWEPFPGADKEAIMKLARQRKTVIDIFLKELESVRDQGLLWNQPNHILGSLLHMTCNRLMGDNSKELKARAFARHTLYDQRFLRKRVPVGE; the protein is encoded by the coding sequence TTGTATACGGCCAAAAGTCGTCAGAATGAACTGATTGCCGGCCCGCTTTCTCAGTTTACAAAAAAGATAAAAGAAGAGGGGTTGGCAGATCGATGGTTTTTCATGCGGTATGCAGATCCGGAAAGTCATCTGCGGGTGAGATTGTTTGGTAATCCGGACCGATTGATTACCAAGGTGTTGCCTAAGGTCCACCAATGGTCCCGATGGTGCGTAACGGAGGGGCTTCTCAAAAAGTTGACGATCGATACCTACGACCCCGAATGGGAACGCTATGGCGGCCCTGATCTCATGCATCACGCCGAGAAAGTGTTTGAGGCAGACAGCATGCTCATCGCCAGTCTCATCGAACAGCTTCGGTATGGAAAAACCCATCTTCCCGAAGAAGTTGTGGCGTGCATCAACATGATCGATTTGATGAGGCAGTTTGGATTGGATTTTGATGAGCAATTCCGTTGGCTGGATCAAATTGTGAAAAAGGATGAACACCGTAAGGAGTTTCAGCAATGGAGAAAAATATTGGTCAAGCTCACGCTTGATGACAATGTATGGGAACCGTTTCCGGGAGCCGACAAAGAAGCGATAATGAAACTTGCAAGACAGAGGAAGACCGTGATTGATATTTTTTTGAAGGAACTGGAAAGTGTTCGTGATCAAGGGCTGCTTTGGAATCAACCAAATCATATTTTGGGCAGTCTGTTGCATATGACTTGCAATCGTTTGATGGGCGACAACAGTAAGGAATTGAAAGCAAGAGCCTTTGCCAGGCATACGCTTTACGACCAGCGATTTTTGCGGAAACGGGTTCCGGTTGGTGAATAA
- a CDS encoding ABC transporter ATP-binding protein has product MILATQIVVNNVVLSWNEGFSQVIYALSVLGGVMIFNETCSILRVYVEKIFETALSYHVDILVMKKAAVLHLRDFENHEVQDQIKRVQNESKFRIYDVFKQVMAVFSGFITLLSSVSILFFWHWWAAVMILVVPVLFFPLFLRLGQKEFLYLWQRAPKMREAWYISYIMTRDFSFKEIKLYQLGAYLIRKYQEIHNRFISQDKEVAAQRRTLSFLYQIINYAVVLTIIYFILKAAYFKQILIGNMVSYLQAISLTLSTVQSLTQGLLLLCQHNLFLEQLFSYLDMKTESKQQMDLPRRKLQHPISHIEFRQIRFRYPQTDHYALDGISFQLKTGETLAIVGPNGSGKSTLIKILTQMYTDFEGEYRINGISVKEYDPDEINRRIGSVFQDFVKYEMPLRQNIGFGDLQKMNDDISLLTAAEKAGLHPLLQSLPDKMETQLGKLFQGGYQLSGGQWQRVAISRAYVRDADIYILDEPSSFLDPQAEHEVFRKFKDLVRNRIGIFISHRLSSARYADKIIVLDRGRIVEMGSHDELMKQNQLYAEMFTKQASSYVNHNFTSVPDRRVQIGRGTDGLLGNQPGSC; this is encoded by the coding sequence TTGATCTTAGCAACCCAAATAGTGGTCAACAATGTCGTCTTGAGTTGGAATGAGGGATTTTCTCAGGTGATTTATGCCCTGTCCGTCTTGGGGGGTGTCATGATTTTCAATGAAACCTGCAGCATCCTGCGGGTGTATGTTGAAAAAATTTTTGAAACCGCTTTGTCTTACCATGTGGACATATTGGTGATGAAGAAAGCAGCCGTCTTGCATCTCCGCGATTTTGAAAACCACGAAGTGCAGGATCAGATCAAGAGAGTCCAAAATGAGTCCAAGTTTCGAATATACGATGTGTTTAAGCAGGTAATGGCTGTATTCTCAGGGTTTATTACATTGCTTTCGTCCGTCTCAATCTTATTCTTTTGGCATTGGTGGGCAGCCGTCATGATACTGGTTGTTCCCGTGTTGTTTTTTCCCTTGTTTTTGAGGTTGGGTCAGAAGGAATTTTTGTACCTGTGGCAAAGGGCACCCAAGATGCGGGAGGCATGGTACATCAGTTATATCATGACCCGAGATTTTTCCTTCAAGGAAATCAAGCTGTATCAATTGGGCGCTTATCTGATCAGGAAATATCAGGAGATTCACAACCGGTTTATTTCTCAGGATAAGGAAGTTGCCGCTCAAAGGAGAACGCTTTCTTTTTTGTATCAGATCATCAACTATGCCGTCGTTCTGACCATCATTTATTTTATCTTAAAAGCCGCGTATTTCAAACAAATCCTGATCGGCAACATGGTAAGTTACCTGCAAGCTATCAGTCTCACCTTGTCTACTGTCCAAAGTTTGACGCAGGGGTTACTTCTTCTGTGTCAACACAACCTGTTTTTGGAACAGTTGTTCTCATATCTGGACATGAAGACGGAGTCAAAACAGCAAATGGATCTGCCAAGGAGAAAGTTGCAACACCCCATCTCACACATAGAGTTTCGTCAAATCAGATTTCGGTACCCTCAAACCGATCATTATGCATTGGACGGGATCAGCTTTCAGTTAAAAACCGGGGAGACTTTGGCTATTGTCGGACCCAATGGTTCCGGAAAGTCTACACTTATTAAAATACTGACCCAAATGTACACCGATTTTGAAGGAGAATACCGAATCAATGGCATTTCCGTCAAGGAGTATGATCCTGATGAAATCAACCGCAGAATCGGAAGTGTTTTCCAGGATTTTGTCAAATATGAAATGCCATTGCGTCAAAACATCGGTTTTGGCGATCTCCAAAAAATGAATGATGATATTTCCCTTTTGACAGCGGCAGAAAAAGCGGGATTGCATCCATTATTACAATCGCTTCCTGATAAAATGGAAACCCAACTTGGAAAACTGTTTCAGGGAGGCTATCAGTTGTCTGGTGGACAGTGGCAACGGGTGGCAATTTCCCGAGCGTATGTACGGGATGCGGATATATACATCTTGGATGAACCCAGTTCGTTTTTAGATCCTCAGGCGGAACACGAAGTATTCCGCAAATTCAAGGATTTGGTGCGCAACAGGATCGGGATATTCATATCTCATCGTTTGTCCTCGGCAAGGTATGCTGACAAGATCATCGTATTAGACCGGGGGAGAATTGTGGAGATGGGATCTCATGATGAGTTGATGAAACAGAATCAATTGTACGCGGAGATGTTTACCAAACAAGCATCGAGCTATGTGAATCACAATTTCACGAGCGTTCCGGATAGGAGGGTTCAAATTGGGCGAGGGACTGACGGGTTGCTCGGGAATCAACCCGGTTCTTGCTGA